One window of the Helicobacter sp. 11S03491-1 genome contains the following:
- the thiE gene encoding thiamine phosphate synthase has translation MKLKGLYGISDDLLTPSEKIFEMLYQAILGGLKIFQLRDKIQSDTALLELAIKIRDFCFQNDVLFVINDRVELAIKINAPALHIGSEDCSLLEAKRHFKGKIGVSCYDRLDLALQAQKNGANYVAFGAFFASQTKPEAKKIPLDILKEAKKILKIPICAIGGIDCQNAIELKQADMIAVIGGLWRGNVQKNAQLLLKNWQEK, from the coding sequence TTGAAACTTAAAGGTCTTTATGGGATTAGTGATGATCTTCTCACTCCTTCTGAAAAAATTTTTGAAATGTTATATCAGGCTATTTTGGGAGGATTAAAAATTTTTCAACTTAGGGATAAAATTCAAAGTGATACAGCCCTTCTTGAATTGGCAATAAAAATTCGTGATTTTTGTTTTCAAAATGATGTTTTGTTTGTGATAAATGATAGGGTTGAATTAGCGATTAAAATAAATGCTCCTGCCCTTCATATTGGGAGTGAGGATTGTTCTTTGTTGGAAGCTAAAAGACACTTTAAAGGCAAGATTGGCGTGTCTTGCTATGACAGATTGGATTTAGCACTCCAAGCACAAAAAAATGGAGCCAATTATGTGGCATTTGGAGCGTTTTTTGCCTCTCAAACAAAACCTGAAGCTAAAAAAATACCCTTAGATATCCTTAAAGAAGCTAAAAAAATATTAAAAATTCCTATTTGCGCTATTGGGGGGATTGATTGCCAAAATGCTATTGAACTTAAACAAGCAGATATGATAGCTGTTATTGGAGGTCTTTGGAGGGGAAATGTTCAAAAAAATGCGCAATTACTATTAAAAAATTGGCAAGAAAAATAA
- a CDS encoding FxsA family protein — protein MPFLYFVGILYLIFEFLGIGFFVKEWGIWLFLLEVIISGFTGILILANMNISSDLYGLLKGKITSGSLIGGNIARFIGAIFLILPGILSDIFGIILEIIAFFMLRYGFLGKTSHFSQSCDPKTQDDEVIDVEIIDDIKNH, from the coding sequence ATGCCCTTTTTATATTTTGTAGGCATATTGTATTTGATATTTGAATTTCTAGGGATTGGTTTTTTTGTCAAAGAATGGGGGATATGGCTGTTTTTATTAGAAGTGATTATAAGTGGTTTTACAGGTATTTTGATTTTGGCTAACATGAATATTTCTAGCGATCTTTATGGGCTTTTGAAAGGTAAAATTACATCAGGATCTTTAATTGGAGGTAATATCGCTCGTTTTATCGGGGCTATATTTTTGATACTACCCGGAATTTTGAGTGATATTTTTGGAATTATTTTAGAAATCATCGCGTTTTTTATGTTACGTTATGGTTTTTTGGGCAAAACATCTCATTTTTCACAATCTTGCGACCCAAAGACTCAAGATGATGAAGTTATTGATGTAGAGATCATTGATGATATAAAAAATCATTAA
- the hemC gene encoding hydroxymethylbilane synthase: MGKLVIGTRGSVLALWQAKYIQSRLEKELGILSELQIVKTKGDKILDVPLAKIGGKGLFTKELEELLLEGKIDLAVHSLKDVPVDFVSGLGLACITQREDIRDCFLSQKYKEFRDLPKGAKVGTTSLRRSMQLKALRFDLDTQSLRGNVQTRLKKLQDGEFDAIILAKAGVNRLGIDSHQITYITPLSQEMMIPAMGQGALGVEMREDHQKFALLKKLNDEPTSICCNAERLFVKILEGGCQVPIGVNAKITDNKIYLSAVVGLPDGSKILRDCIDGNIYEGEYLANVLAQRFIQNDAKELLQKAQKMIFGD; encoded by the coding sequence GTGGGAAAGCTGGTTATAGGAACGAGAGGAAGTGTATTGGCTTTGTGGCAGGCTAAATATATTCAAAGTAGGCTGGAGAAAGAATTGGGGATTTTAAGTGAGCTTCAAATTGTGAAGACAAAAGGAGATAAAATTTTAGACGTCCCTTTGGCAAAAATTGGAGGCAAGGGATTATTTACTAAAGAGTTAGAAGAGTTGCTTTTAGAGGGAAAAATTGATTTGGCTGTTCATTCCCTCAAAGATGTGCCTGTTGATTTTGTATCCGGATTAGGGCTTGCTTGTATTACTCAACGTGAGGATATAAGAGATTGTTTTTTGAGTCAAAAATATAAAGAATTCAGAGATTTGCCAAAAGGTGCGAAAGTAGGGACAACTTCTTTGAGACGATCCATGCAGCTTAAGGCGTTAAGATTTGATTTGGATACACAAAGTCTGCGAGGCAATGTGCAAACAAGACTCAAAAAACTTCAAGATGGTGAATTTGATGCCATTATTTTGGCAAAAGCAGGCGTTAATCGCTTGGGAATAGATTCTCATCAGATAACCTATATTACTCCCTTATCACAAGAGATGATGATACCGGCGATGGGGCAGGGAGCTTTGGGTGTAGAAATGAGAGAGGATCATCAAAAGTTTGCATTGTTAAAAAAACTTAATGATGAGCCTACAAGTATATGTTGTAATGCTGAGCGTTTATTTGTGAAGATTTTAGAAGGAGGGTGTCAAGTCCCTATAGGAGTAAATGCAAAAATCACTGATAACAAAATTTATTTGAGTGCTGTTGTAGGGCTTCCTGATGGTAGCAAAATTTTGAGGGATTGTATTGATGGGAATATTTATGAAGGGGAATATTTGGCTAATGTTTTAGCCCAAAGATTTATTCAAAATGATGCAAAAGAATTATTGCAAAAAGCACAAAAAATGATTTTCGGAGATTGA
- the proS gene encoding proline--tRNA ligase — MLFSKMFIPTTKETPKDALLKSHQFLIRGGYIHQIGSGIYNFLPLGKKVLDKITQIIRYELNQSGAQEILMGFVVPAELWKESGRYEKYGKELLRFQDRKENEFVLGPTHEESVVEIAKAYIKSYKQLPVNLYQIHTKFRDELRPRFGLMRGREFIMKDAYSFHSDRQDLDREFDLMEQTYKKIFQTLKLDFRIVDADSGAIGGSGSKEFMVLAECGEDTIAVCNHCDYASNIEAAIRAKRHEPQDFPKAVFAKFHTPKINTIQKLSEFFKTDPFWTLKVVIRKAIFDSTSNKPDELVYFFLRGDDELEITKALNAINKIGANALELTDASVEEIVAVGLKPGFIGPYALRNITNANYIIFDIDLKEEQNLICPANEEDYHFVGVDLGLFEGLVYEDITKVKEGDKCAYCGGELSYKKGIEVGHIFKLGQKYSRALGANFLDKDGKNIPLEMGCYGIGVTRLLPAILEQKSDLKGCIWTKPSAPFDISIIISNTKDEEQVFYAQEVYRDLLSDHIDVLLDDRDLRFGIKMADFELIGSTYALIIGKSLQEGKVELINRENLEKKELECKNLSIQLVEILKRD, encoded by the coding sequence ATGTTATTTTCTAAGATGTTTATCCCTACAACGAAAGAAACCCCTAAAGATGCCCTTTTGAAAAGTCATCAGTTTTTGATACGTGGGGGTTATATTCACCAAATTGGTAGCGGGATTTATAATTTTTTACCACTTGGAAAAAAGGTTTTAGATAAAATCACACAAATTATTAGATACGAACTTAATCAATCGGGCGCTCAAGAGATTTTAATGGGTTTTGTTGTACCTGCAGAACTTTGGAAAGAGAGTGGGCGATATGAAAAATATGGCAAAGAACTTCTAAGATTCCAAGATAGAAAAGAAAATGAGTTTGTTTTGGGACCTACTCATGAGGAGAGTGTAGTAGAAATTGCTAAGGCTTATATTAAAAGTTACAAACAACTCCCTGTTAATCTCTATCAAATTCATACTAAATTTCGCGATGAACTTAGACCCAGATTTGGGTTAATGAGGGGTAGAGAATTTATCATGAAAGATGCCTATAGTTTTCACTCAGACAGACAAGATTTAGATAGAGAATTTGATTTGATGGAACAAACTTATAAAAAAATATTTCAAACCCTAAAACTTGATTTTAGAATTGTAGATGCTGATAGCGGGGCTATTGGAGGGAGTGGGAGTAAAGAATTCATGGTATTAGCTGAATGTGGAGAAGATACAATTGCTGTGTGTAATCATTGTGATTATGCTTCTAATATTGAGGCTGCTATTCGTGCTAAACGTCATGAACCCCAAGATTTTCCAAAAGCTGTTTTTGCAAAATTCCATACCCCAAAAATCAATACTATCCAAAAACTTTCTGAATTTTTTAAGACAGATCCATTCTGGACTCTAAAAGTCGTCATAAGGAAAGCCATATTTGATAGTACTTCTAATAAGCCTGATGAGTTGGTTTATTTTTTCTTGCGTGGAGATGATGAGTTAGAAATTACCAAAGCTTTGAATGCTATTAATAAGATTGGCGCTAATGCTTTAGAACTTACAGATGCAAGTGTTGAAGAAATTGTAGCTGTAGGATTGAAACCGGGCTTTATTGGACCTTATGCTTTGAGAAATATCACCAATGCCAATTATATTATTTTTGATATTGATTTAAAAGAGGAGCAGAATTTGATTTGTCCGGCCAATGAAGAGGATTATCATTTTGTTGGCGTAGATTTGGGTTTGTTTGAAGGCTTGGTTTATGAAGATATCACAAAAGTCAAAGAAGGGGATAAATGTGCATATTGTGGGGGTGAGCTTAGTTATAAAAAAGGGATAGAAGTAGGGCATATTTTTAAATTAGGGCAGAAATATTCCAGAGCATTAGGGGCTAATTTTCTTGATAAAGATGGTAAAAATATTCCCTTAGAAATGGGGTGTTATGGGATTGGGGTTACTCGTTTGCTTCCGGCTATTTTAGAGCAAAAAAGTGATCTCAAAGGTTGTATTTGGACAAAACCAAGCGCACCTTTTGATATAAGTATTATCATTTCTAATACAAAAGATGAAGAACAAGTCTTCTATGCCCAAGAGGTTTATAGAGATTTGTTATCCGATCATATAGATGTTTTGTTAGACGATAGGGATTTGAGATTTGGCATAAAAATGGCAGATTTTGAGCTCATAGGTTCTACTTATGCCCTTATTATTGGAAAAAGTCTCCAAGAGGGCAAAGTTGAACTTATCAATAGAGAAAACTTGGAAAAAAAAGAATTAGAATGTAAAAATTTATCTATACAACTCGTTGAAATTTTAAAACGAGATTGA
- a CDS encoding RNA-binding protein, producing MKSIYVGNLAYNATSEDVKELFSKYGNVVSVKLISDRETDRAKGFGFVEMEDAQALKAISSLNETDFMGRTIRVNEANPKR from the coding sequence TTGAAAAGTATTTATGTAGGAAATCTCGCTTATAATGCCACTAGCGAGGATGTTAAAGAACTCTTTAGCAAATATGGCAACGTAGTTTCTGTCAAGCTTATTAGTGATAGAGAAACAGATAGAGCAAAAGGTTTTGGTTTTGTAGAAATGGAAGATGCACAAGCTTTGAAAGCTATCAGCTCTCTTAATGAAACAGATTTTATGGGCAGAACAATTAGAGTAAATGAAGCTAATCCTAAAAGATAA